The following proteins come from a genomic window of Companilactobacillus pabuli:
- a CDS encoding ABC-F family ATP-binding cassette domain-containing protein produces the protein MITVNDVSLHFADRKLFEDVNIKFAPGNCYGLIGANGAGKSTFLKVLSGDIKPSTGSVKLGPNERLATLKQNHFDYDDYTVMETVIMGHSDLYEIMQEKDAIYMKPDFSEEDGLRAADLEAKFGEMGGWEAEGEASQMLQGLNIPESLHQEKMANLTAGQKIKVLLAQALFGQPDVLLLDEPTNGLDVDSIDWLEEFLINFENTVIVVSHDRYFLNKVCTYMADLDYSKIQLYAGNYDFWQQSSALAQQMKQDQNAKKEEKIKELQEFIARFSANASKSKQATSRKKMLDKITLDDIQPSSRRYPFIKFVPNREIGNDLLQVKDLSVTIDGKQILKNVNFILNKDDKVAFLAKNDMVTTALFKILTGEITPDSGTVTWGVTTSQAYLPKDFNAMFDEETPIIDWLRQFAEKGEDDDTFLRGFLGRMLFSGDDVTKMVNVLSGGEKVRVMLSKMMLLKANVLLLDDPTNHLDLESITALNDSLIDYKGSILFASHDHQFIQTVANRLVYLTANGVVDRSDTTYDEFRSNEQVQAQISELDK, from the coding sequence TTGATTACTGTTAATGATGTAAGTTTGCACTTTGCCGACCGAAAGCTATTTGAAGATGTAAATATCAAATTTGCACCCGGTAACTGTTATGGCTTGATTGGTGCTAATGGTGCCGGTAAATCAACTTTCTTGAAAGTTTTGTCTGGTGATATCAAACCTTCTACTGGTTCGGTTAAACTTGGACCCAATGAACGTTTAGCAACTTTGAAACAGAACCACTTTGATTATGATGATTATACAGTTATGGAAACTGTCATCATGGGACACAGTGACTTGTATGAAATCATGCAAGAAAAAGATGCTATTTATATGAAACCTGATTTTAGTGAAGAAGACGGTTTAAGAGCAGCCGATCTTGAAGCTAAGTTTGGTGAAATGGGAGGCTGGGAAGCAGAAGGTGAAGCTTCACAAATGCTCCAAGGCTTGAATATTCCCGAAAGTTTGCATCAAGAAAAAATGGCCAATTTAACTGCTGGTCAAAAGATTAAGGTCTTGTTAGCACAAGCACTCTTTGGTCAACCAGATGTTTTGCTACTAGATGAGCCTACTAATGGTTTGGACGTTGACTCAATCGACTGGCTAGAAGAATTCTTGATCAATTTTGAAAACACTGTTATCGTCGTATCCCATGACCGTTACTTCTTGAATAAAGTTTGTACATACATGGCTGATCTTGATTACAGCAAGATTCAACTTTATGCCGGTAACTATGATTTCTGGCAACAATCTTCAGCTTTAGCTCAACAAATGAAGCAAGATCAAAATGCTAAAAAAGAAGAAAAAATCAAAGAATTGCAAGAATTTATTGCCCGTTTCTCGGCTAATGCTTCTAAGTCTAAGCAAGCTACTTCACGTAAGAAAATGCTTGATAAGATTACTTTGGACGATATTCAACCTAGTTCAAGACGCTATCCATTTATCAAATTTGTCCCTAATCGTGAAATTGGGAACGACTTGCTACAAGTTAAAGATTTATCTGTTACTATCGATGGCAAGCAAATTTTGAAGAATGTTAATTTTATCTTGAACAAAGATGATAAGGTGGCTTTCTTAGCTAAGAACGATATGGTTACAACAGCATTATTCAAAATCTTGACGGGTGAAATTACGCCTGATTCTGGTACTGTTACTTGGGGTGTTACGACTAGCCAAGCTTACTTGCCAAAAGACTTTAATGCCATGTTTGATGAAGAGACGCCAATTATTGATTGGTTGCGCCAATTTGCCGAAAAAGGTGAAGACGACGATACTTTCTTGCGTGGATTCTTAGGTAGAATGTTGTTCTCTGGTGACGATGTTACTAAGATGGTCAACGTTTTATCCGGTGGCGAAAAAGTTCGTGTCATGCTCTCGAAGATGATGTTGTTGAAAGCTAACGTCTTATTATTAGATGACCCAACTAACCATTTGGATTTGGAATCAATTACTGCCTTGAACGACAGTTTGATTGATTACAAAGGTTCAATTTTATTTGCATCACATGATCACCAATTCATTCAGACAGTTGCTAACCGTTTGGTTTACTTGACTGCTAATGGTGTGGTTGATCGCAGTGATACTACTTATGATGAATTTAGAAGTAATGAACAAGTTCAAGCTCAGATTAGTGAATTGGATAAGTAA
- a CDS encoding sulfite exporter TauE/SafE family protein, translated as MSWIIIMILAALMAGFVQGVTGFGSGIVMMVFLPHLMPISQSAGVSTLTMVVANVMVVWHYRKYFEWQKILGPFLIYITMAIVSLHLSSGLPAGHLKLLLGLLLVTLSLYYVIMNWKSITISRIPLFVMVIFALISGFFNGMFGIGGPLMALYFLTISDSKEKYLSSIQTFFLIDTFIMTSLRFANGILSLNNLKYVAVGIIGSIIGTFIANRLVSHLNISFMKALIYIFIGLSGLYYIAMTF; from the coding sequence TTGAGTTGGATAATTATTATGATTTTGGCAGCGTTGATGGCTGGATTTGTTCAGGGAGTGACAGGATTTGGATCAGGTATTGTAATGATGGTCTTTTTGCCACATTTGATGCCAATCAGTCAAAGTGCTGGGGTTTCAACGTTAACTATGGTCGTTGCTAATGTTATGGTCGTCTGGCATTATCGAAAGTATTTTGAATGGCAAAAAATTTTAGGCCCTTTTTTGATTTACATTACGATGGCAATAGTTTCACTACATTTGAGTAGTGGGTTGCCAGCGGGACATTTGAAATTACTTCTAGGATTGTTATTGGTAACTTTATCTTTATATTATGTAATTATGAATTGGAAATCGATCACTATCAGTCGAATTCCACTGTTTGTTATGGTTATCTTTGCTTTGATATCGGGATTTTTTAATGGGATGTTTGGAATCGGTGGGCCATTGATGGCGCTGTACTTTTTAACTATTTCTGATTCCAAGGAAAAATACCTCTCAAGTATTCAAACGTTCTTTTTGATTGATACTTTTATTATGACTAGCTTACGTTTTGCTAATGGAATTTTGTCATTGAATAATTTGAAATACGTAGCGGTTGGTATTATAGGGTCGATTATTGGAACCTTCATTGCCAATAGATTAGTGAGTCATTTAAATATAAGTTTTATGAAAGCTTTGATTTATATCTTTATTGGACTAAGTGGTTTGTATTATATTGCCATGACATTCTGA
- a CDS encoding alpha/beta hydrolase, with amino-acid sequence MRNFKKLFFWLLGIFITVVLIVVSFNWSQTNVSKLTKLHNSRLSPVIMIPGSSATQNRFDTLVKKLNRNNKSPHSLIKVYVSTDDKLKITGKLRRGDNEPIIVVGFENNHDGYSNIKKQARWFNIAFKALTKQYSFNNFKAIGHSNGGLIYTAFLENYFAKYSDRIKIKQLMTIGSPYNFNEKSVHHKTQMLSDFIADRKNIPKNLSVYFVAGTETYNSDGLVPLGSVMAGKYIYQGQVKHFTTISVSGSDAQHSDLPQNDQIIDLINRYILDPKQKMQPRSRQESVSLNGQ; translated from the coding sequence ATGAGAAACTTTAAAAAATTGTTTTTTTGGTTGTTGGGAATTTTTATTACAGTAGTTCTGATCGTTGTGTCATTTAATTGGTCACAGACTAATGTTTCTAAGTTAACCAAATTGCATAATTCTAGATTGTCACCTGTTATTATGATACCGGGAAGTTCAGCGACGCAAAATCGGTTTGATACGCTTGTAAAGAAATTAAATCGTAATAATAAATCTCCGCATAGTTTGATAAAAGTCTATGTTTCTACTGATGACAAGTTAAAAATAACCGGTAAATTAAGACGGGGAGATAATGAACCGATAATTGTAGTTGGCTTTGAAAACAATCATGACGGTTATAGCAATATTAAAAAACAAGCCCGTTGGTTTAATATAGCTTTTAAAGCCTTAACTAAGCAGTATAGTTTTAATAATTTTAAAGCGATTGGACATTCAAATGGGGGCTTGATTTATACTGCCTTTTTGGAAAATTATTTTGCTAAATATTCTGATAGAATCAAAATCAAGCAATTAATGACTATCGGATCACCATATAATTTCAATGAAAAATCGGTTCATCACAAGACACAAATGCTATCGGACTTTATTGCTGATCGAAAAAATATTCCTAAGAATTTAAGCGTTTATTTTGTTGCGGGGACAGAAACGTATAATTCGGATGGTTTAGTGCCACTCGGTAGTGTCATGGCCGGTAAGTATATTTATCAAGGACAAGTTAAACATTTTACGACTATTTCAGTTTCTGGTTCGGATGCTCAACATTCAGATTTACCACAAAATGATCAAATCATTGACTTGATAAATCGTTATATTCTTGATCCAAAGCAAAAGATGCAACCACGAAGTCGTCAGGAATCAGTTTCTTTAAATGGTCAATAA
- a CDS encoding PTS transporter subunit EIIC, with protein sequence MEQMLFYSAKLRNTKIVNAIRNTLTLLFPIMLLGSFAEVLKFTFLTKNGYMARMFGIPWWLPYNSELNWVMGVIFHCTIDMVALYAAYGSAYYITKAYGKEGEKSGAIGLLAYLIISFQPTPEGLPNFSRFMMSEGMLLALIVGYGCGRLWIFFDDSQINDKYKFIFPVLIVIFLAAIVNLLGTMILKLEIPTYVSSFVMQHTQLNALFYVLGMGVLTDLLSWMAVGGPFTNSPTFTDAPAMANLSLALKSGNSWNVPYKFTDTTIFHSFANFGGSGVMLALIIAILIFSKKSRNRNVSKWSIFPAIFNNHYPMMLGIPILFNPVFLVPFILVPLVNMLVTSLFIVMHWLPIAAYPVPVGTPGPLIAFIGTNGNWITLIFGVVLLIVDVLIYSPFVKLSDRISQKAGEIDEKL encoded by the coding sequence ATGGAGCAAATGTTATTTTATTCAGCCAAGTTGCGTAATACAAAGATTGTTAATGCAATTCGCAATACTTTGACTTTATTGTTTCCAATAATGTTATTAGGTAGTTTTGCGGAAGTACTTAAGTTTACTTTTCTAACCAAAAATGGTTATATGGCAAGAATGTTTGGGATACCATGGTGGTTACCTTATAACAGTGAATTGAACTGGGTCATGGGAGTTATTTTTCATTGCACGATTGATATGGTTGCCTTGTATGCAGCCTACGGGTCAGCGTATTACATCACTAAAGCCTACGGAAAAGAAGGAGAAAAATCTGGTGCTATCGGATTATTGGCATACTTGATAATCTCTTTTCAACCTACGCCAGAGGGATTGCCAAACTTTAGTCGTTTTATGATGTCTGAAGGAATGCTTTTAGCTTTGATTGTTGGGTATGGTTGTGGTCGATTGTGGATTTTCTTTGATGATTCTCAAATCAACGATAAGTATAAGTTTATTTTTCCCGTTTTGATCGTGATATTTTTGGCGGCAATAGTTAATTTGTTAGGAACAATGATCTTAAAACTTGAAATACCAACGTACGTTTCGAGTTTTGTTATGCAACATACGCAGTTAAATGCTTTGTTTTACGTACTAGGAATGGGTGTTTTGACTGATTTACTGTCATGGATGGCTGTTGGAGGACCGTTTACTAATAGTCCTACGTTCACTGATGCACCAGCGATGGCTAATCTCAGTTTAGCTCTAAAATCCGGTAATTCTTGGAATGTTCCTTATAAATTCACCGATACTACTATTTTTCACAGTTTCGCTAATTTTGGTGGAAGCGGCGTTATGTTGGCACTTATTATTGCAATTTTAATTTTTTCAAAGAAATCTCGGAATCGTAATGTGTCAAAATGGTCTATTTTTCCAGCAATTTTTAATAATCATTATCCAATGATGCTCGGAATTCCGATATTGTTCAACCCCGTTTTTTTAGTTCCGTTTATTTTGGTTCCATTGGTTAATATGTTAGTGACGAGTTTGTTTATAGTGATGCACTGGTTGCCGATTGCTGCTTATCCTGTTCCAGTCGGGACTCCGGGGCCGTTGATAGCATTTATTGGTACTAATGGTAACTGGATTACTTTGATTTTTGGCGTAGTTTTACTAATAGTAGATGTTTTGATCTATTCGCCGTTTGTTAAACTGTCTGATCGAATTAGTCAGAAAGCGGGTGAGATAGATGAGAAACTTTAA
- a CDS encoding EAL domain-containing protein, whose product MDKIYRYFVQPQIDVKTNTIFGYELLIKQLTPEGWRLPKSFSEISTETTSKLLIATTKILGLKVDYCSVNVNREQLVDTRMEDAIIQSQLQLFPTKVVVELTEEKGPKKYSDAFLIPHLRKFMEHGMQISLDDVGTGDNSLEAIRCFLPMASELKFALQNFNSQNEDPDLQKKLIMWQGISQEYGQRLILEGIEDDEDAKMSSDLGINLRQGYYYGKPELLSLPGDSQFNIKK is encoded by the coding sequence ATGGATAAAATTTATCGTTATTTTGTACAACCACAAATTGATGTAAAAACAAATACTATTTTTGGCTATGAGTTGTTAATCAAACAGCTTACTCCTGAAGGATGGAGATTGCCTAAATCGTTTTCCGAAATCAGCACTGAAACGACTTCGAAATTACTGATTGCTACGACTAAAATCCTAGGCCTAAAAGTAGATTATTGTTCAGTCAACGTTAATCGTGAACAATTAGTCGATACGAGAATGGAAGATGCTATCATTCAAAGTCAATTGCAATTATTTCCGACGAAGGTAGTTGTTGAATTGACTGAAGAAAAAGGACCTAAGAAGTATTCCGATGCTTTTTTGATTCCACATTTAAGAAAGTTTATGGAACATGGGATGCAAATTTCTTTGGACGATGTTGGTACTGGTGATAACAGTTTGGAAGCAATCAGATGTTTTTTGCCAATGGCCTCGGAATTAAAGTTTGCTCTTCAAAATTTCAATTCACAAAATGAAGATCCTGATTTACAAAAAAAATTGATTATGTGGCAAGGAATTAGTCAAGAATACGGACAACGCTTGATTTTGGAAGGAATTGAAGATGATGAGGATGCCAAAATGAGTAGCGATTTGGGAATTAATTTACGCCAAGGCTACTATTACGGCAAACCAGAATTATTATCTTTGCCAGGAGATTCACAATTTAATATAAAAAAGTAA